The genomic interval caaatattaagagttagtttggtttaacttttcaagcatttaattttgaaaataagtcattttggaaaaaaaattgaagtgtttggcaaacactcaaaatagctttgaAAACATTTTCAAGATGTATTTTagaccatttttatcaaaagagtttaaataaaaatgatttttttgaaaaatatttttttctcccaTCAATCCAAACAGCTCTACTAGTAGTGATTAGTTGATGGAAATCTCATACTGTAGCTTTAGAATAGGGGCTCAATGTTAAGGCTGCTTTAAACTCCAAAACTTCATTCCTTTTCTGCATAAGGTGGGACACATTACGAAATCTTCAGACAAGACCAAAGACCTTATAAATGCTCGACAGAAAAGTACATGACCTTATAAATGCTCTACTAGTAATGATTAGTTGATGGAGATCTCATACTATAACCTTAAAATAGGGGCTCAATGTTAAGGCTGCTTTAAACAACAAGCATTGCGGACTGTCTCCAAAGGGAAGTCATGGAAACTTGAGAGGCCAATCAGAAACAACGGTGATATCATCTCAAggctaatttttattttattttattttattattattattttttttttttttataaaactcAAGGACACAAATGTCAAAGCAGTAGACCTGTTCCTATTCAAGGCAGGATTTGTTCAAGTAAGTTCGTACCTCATAGctcatatataaaaaatacccgtaaaaaatgatttcaattttGCACTTAGCACTTTAAAAAGTTTTCATTCTACCCccaattttttaagtttagtgTATTCTTCTGGTAGCAATCTCCATTAAAATGCCTAATGATCAATGCTGTCAACAACTCATCAACCTGAAGAAATGGGATGAAAATCATCTCCTTTCTATACCATATGTCTAAAAGTCCACTAAGGCTCCCTAAAATCTTCTTTGAAAAATGATAATTGCTTTCATAGGGTTCAGCATCTTACCAAAGATCTTCTTCACTACCTAAACTCAAGAAGGCCCTCTAGCACATGTTCTGTCTTGGCAAGAAAAATCTTGGTTATCACTATAGCAAATATCCTGACCACTCCTTGCCTCAATTGCAAAACTTTTTCCCCTAGTATCTGCGCTAATAACATTGGATAACCCTTCTATCATTCTTAGGAAGCTTTCTTGGTAACTTTCCAGTTATCCTTTTAGTTCAAAGTCTTATCAATCGACAAAACATAATCATCACAGAGTAACTCCCTGGAGAATCAGTTTCCCCTCAATATCCTAACGATGCTTCTAAAACTTTCACAGAGCCAGGTAATGGAAAGATTGAGACACCCTCTCCCCTCCTCTCCTTGCTACCAATCACCACACTGAAGCTATTCTTCTTAATCACTCAAAGTTACTAGGCTAACCTTCTCACAATTAAAAGTTGAAACTACATTCCAAAATATGGTCTTTACCATGAATTCTAGAGGATAGAAGATAATTTTACAAGTTTGAAATATATGAAACACAAGTAACAACAAAATGGAAGCTGGAAATCACAATATAGTTTTAACTTACCGACTAATATTCCTGCAGTCAAATGCAGAAGACATAGATAAGCATCCATAATAGCCTGCTGCCCGATCATCAGTATTGAAACTTTGGCAGCGCCCTGTGAGATACAAATGGATGAGTTAAAGGTATAGATGAGTTGAGTTGCCCAGCAACTATAGCttaaaagaaagtgaaatagGTAGAGTATCAATATCTGACACGTCACCAATATCAGAATGCATGGGAGAACCTCAAAATAAATGTTTGCAAGTAAAAGTCCTTACAGATTGAGTGTTGCTATGTTCCATCTGCCGAATTAAGAGAAGTACTTGAAGGAAAGAGATCTAATGAAATTTTGATAAGAAAACCAACcaagttttcaaatatatataaggaAATCGTTTTTcccctttaaaaaaaatactcgaTACATAAATGTAAGAAAAAGTCCAACAAACATAAAAAGGATACAAAAGTGACCATCAAGGTATAATTCACTGCTTTGTTGTAGTAGATCTCAATGTTCACAGAAGTGGCATTTAATGCTAAGGGTGAAAAGCAATCTCCATCATCGTCTACTGCAGGAGACTCCATTAATCCTTCAATATGGTAATGATCATGTTCTCCATTTACTGCAATGTATATAAGTCACAAGGAGAAATGCCAAATTGCAAGGGCAGTTGAATTGAGAAAAGGATAAGGAAATCTACTACAAAAATCCCCGTTAATTTCATGCACTTCTTAACCTATTGAACATCCATTCAAGTGCtaattattttgattaaattttttacAAGGTTGGGCATCAAGAGAACTACGCCCTGTAATCATCTTTAGGTGCTTTGGGGTCTCccctttatttcatttattcaatGAAATGTTTCTTCTCTAAAAAAATCAAGAGATCTACGCCCATGAGCCTAGGGTTCACACTTCACAGAGACACGATTGAATGTACTTCATTGCACTAGAAATAAGGTCAAGCAGGATTGAATTCTCTATCATTGTGACATTGATCATCAGATGAGAAATGACAAGAAAACTTTTCCTATTGAAGTTATACTGGGGATTCTGAAGAAATATATAGCAAAGTTCTGAACATGATATTTAACTTCACGTGGTCATGTTAAAATCCTGTAATGTTAGGAAGCTGAAGTTTTGTTTAAGATTTTGAAGACAACTCAAACTGGATGCAAACACATAATAAATTGTTTTTGGTTGAAGTTAAGAAAGGAAGAGGCATCAGGTCAGTGAAGGAGATGGTCCCACTCAACTATGACCGTGACAATTTCACTTATAAAACTGCTAATGATACCTTCTGCAAAGCACGGTAGCTGAGAGAAGAAGCAGGCATTACTCTTTGGCTTCATTAGAATTTAAGGTTCTACTTTATCTACCTTAACATACAAAATTGTGGCAAAAGCCTTAGCCGAGCGACTAAAAAAGGATTATGCATGATATCATAGCACCCACCCAAAGTGCCTTCATCGAAGGAAGGCAAATCTTAGATCCGATTCTCATAGCCAATGAAGTAGTCGAAGATTATAGGACTAAAAGGAAAAGTGGGTGGATTCTCAAATTAGACATGGGGAAAGCATTTGATCGGGTAGATTGGATTTTTCTTGAAAAGGTCctaattggaaaaaaatttgaTGCAAAATGGATAACATGGATGATGGGCTGTATCACAAATCCAAGATTCTCTATATTCATTAATTGAAGACCAAGAGGCCGAATTATAGCTTCAAGTGGTGTTTGTCAAGGGGATCCTCTATCAcccttccttttccttttgaTAAGTGAAGTATTGAGCTCCTTGATAGCAAGGCTTCATGAAAAAGGCTTATATGACGGTTTTCTGGTTGGGAAGGAAAAAGCTCATGTGTCTATCTTACAATTCGCGGATGATACCTTGATTTTTTGCAAATATGATGTACAAATGCTTGATAATCTGAGGAAAATCATAGAATTGCTTGAATGGTACTCGGGGCAAAAagtgaattgggaaaaatcagCAGTAATTGGAGTTAATTTAGACGATCAAACAATTATCACAGCAGCTGCAAGACTGAATTGCAAAGTAGGCAAATTGCCTTCCACATACCTTGGATTACCCTTGGGGGGCTATCCAAAGCAAGTCTCCTTTTAGCAACTGGTCATTGACAAAATACAAACCAAGCTGGACAAATGGAAAAAGTACAATATATCAAGAGGGGGAAGAGTAACACTCTGTAAGTCTATTCTTTCTAATTTACCCACTAACTAATGTCCTTATTCCGTATGCCGAAAAGGTAGCTTTCAATAGATCAATTGATGAGaaatttcttttgggaaggGCACAAAAGGGGTAAAATTAATCATTTGATAAAATGGGAGATAGTCTCTCGAAATCAAAAGGATGATGGATTGGGCCTTGGTgggctaaaaaagaaaaacttggcaTTACTTGCCAAATGGGGTTGGAGATACTTTAATGAAGACGATTCCTTTTGGCACCAAGTTATTGGAAGCATTCATGGAAAGGACTTTTTTAATTGGCACACAGCaggaaaatttaatttaagcCTTAGAAGTCCTTGGATGCATTTCAAGAGCATGGATTAAAGTTGAAGCCTTAGCACTTCACAAACTCGGAAATGGCAACAGAATCAGATTTTGGTTGGATTCTTGGGCAGACAAACTGCCTCTAAATGTACTCTACCCAAAAATATTTAAGATTGCTCTCAGTCCTCAAGGATCAGTAGCAGAACATTGGGATTTCACTCATTCTTCATAGTCAGTGGTCCTTAGAAGACTCTTGAAAGGGATGAACTAGAGGAATTTCAGAGTCCTATTGGGCAGATCTCAAGGAAAAAGGTGATAGACAGCCCCGATTCTCGATTCTGGTCGCTAGAATCAGGGGGTACTTTTTGGGTCAAATCATTGGTTGATCATCTCCAAAATCTCATCCCCACTGGAAAAAGACTTAGAAAAGGCAATTTGGAAGATCAAGAGTCCGCGCCAGGTCAATATCACAATTTGGATTATGATTTTTGGATCCTTAAATTGTCCAGAAACACTTCAAAGAAAACTCCCCACACACTGTTTGTATCCTTCAATTTGCCCCCTTTGTATGGCAAATAATGAAACCCAGCAGCATCTGTCGTTCCAATGCTCTTACACTATTAAATGCTGGCAGaatctttttaatatttttggcATCAAATGGGTATTTGACAGGTCCTCCCGTGAGAATACATGGCAGATTCTAATTGGACCTAAGCTGAAAGCAGCCCCAAGAGTGCTATGGAGTAATGCAATCAAAGCACTATTATCGGAAGTGTGGTTCGAGAGAAATCAAAGAATATTCCATAATAAAGCAACCCATTGGCTTCGTTTTGAAGCTGCAAAGCTTAATGCCTCCCCGTGGTGTTCCCTTTCCAAATTCTTCCAAGATTATTCAGTACAAGACAAGTCTAAATTGGAGCTCTTTTCTCAAGCAAGAGTTTTAACTTCGTTTATTTGTTTACCATCCATATCTTGTAAGGGCGTAGGTGTTGTTTCCCCTAGCCCGTGTTATTCTTTTGGCTATATTGCTGTGTTTTTATTCTACCATATTGAGATAGATTGTAAGGAAATGATGAGGACGCTAAGGGGGTATTAACCTAGTTAAGATGTCCAAGTGCGTCCCCTGATCCATAGACCTTTTTGCTCATTGTATAATCCTCTTGTAccttgagcattagtctcagATCAATAAAGAGACTCGTTTTTccttttcacaaaaaaaaaaaaaccaaagaaaaacaaaaactttgTCTTCTCCTACTGCAAAGACAACCATGATTGTCACTCTTGTTAAGAATGGTAGAAAGGAAGAATGCTCTAAGTTTTTGGAAGACATCACAAATAGTAGTTGCCTTCCAGATGGGTCTAAGGACAAGGAAATAATTGAAGGGATTTATTTGGCCACAAAGAATCTGCGGCTTATATGTTTCTCGAATAATGTAAAAGAAACTTCTTTCTCCAGAAATAGTTGCTTATAATGTTTTTTCAAGTTTCTCAATGGTAATAAAATGAGTAATCAAGCACTTAAGctttatgaaaaattgaaaatttgccAAATCTCTGATGCAATTCTCTATTAATTGTAATATCCAAGCAATCCACTGGCTTTCTGAATACATGAGGAAATGCTACAATGTTGTGTACTCTGTCCGTAAGTTCTTAACTACTGGGAAAAACGAGTATAGCTACGTCCACACAACATTGCCTTTTGGGAAGAACATGATTGGGAgaagaaaacataaaagaaagcACGAAATATAGGCTGAGACATCAAGTACCATTTTGTGCAGAAGAGAAATATGATATTTGAGCTGCTATTTCAATATTGCAATGCTTCTCCATTTCATAAATTGGTGCTGCaataagaaaggaaaaaatcaGTACTGACATAAGTGAAAGTGGTTTGAAGTCCAAGTGAGGGAAAATTACAGTGGCTTCTTCTCCACATCTTATCTTGTGGAGATTCTTGGAACACCTGGGAGGAGAAAACTCCAAGCTGTTCAGAAGTTATTTAGAAGCTTCATCAGTAAGGATAATTCACATGATGAAATCAACTGTATTATTTCAAGAATAACAACATTTATCCTCGAAGGAGGAAGCCTTGCCAGATGATAGGGATTGGATAAGATACTGTCCACTTCTTGTTTATATTCTCCTCCCTTTCCACTGTAAATAGAAAATGAGACTAAGTTTTCGATAGAAATTCAAAGGACACAAGTAGAATAGTTTTAATAGTTCAATCGACAtaacccaaaaacaaaaaccaccACTATAATAAACTAATAAAGACAATAGAAAGAGGACGAACTGAGAGAAATTGGAAATGGCAATAGCACATCTCCCTCAGACCCTCACAATATGGCAATTATAAACACAAAGTTAAGGAATGACAATTTTTTAGTCAAAAGAGAAGCAACTCGAATTTTACCTGTTAGCTACCATCCGGAGCTGTCTAAAAGGCCAAATATATACACCCTCAACCTTAATTTGAACTCCACCAACATCATGTTCGTTACCAATTACATCATGAAAAATAACAACACCCTGTCATCAGCATATTAAAAGACATAAAACAAGCTCCAGATTAGAAAGATGTGCAATAAGataaaggttaaaaaaataaagaaattggcATACATTAGTATCATCCAAACTCTAAAGGCACGAGCACAAATGTGAGATGTATACAGAAAATAAATATCATGGCAAGTGAATGCCATCAATGATACTAACGTTATGGAACGGAATGCAAGTGTCCATTGAGTTGTAAACAGCACCTTTGATTGAATGCAAAGTAGATGCCATTAAATTCGTAGAGTAGGCATACAAAAGGAACGCCCTGAAGTAAGCTAGCATATTTAAATATAGATATAATAAACTTCAACATTGAAATTACTCACAGGAAGTTGTAGAATAAAAGGGTCACTTAGCTCAGGTTAAAAATCCCAGATATGTTTGTGAGATAACTTTCTTAGGGCCAACCTAGTCTAAAGTCTATATTTAGTAAGTTCGATACCAAAACGAAGAAACAGATCTATCTAGCGTGGAAGAGATTTTTAAGGAGAAATGAGGGAAAACAAGAGCACGGAAATTCTTATGTTCCAAAGCCAAAATTTGTGCAATAATTTACCGATCTTAATGACTAccaaaaagcaaaaacaaagtTCCATTTGAGTACATAAATACACAATCACGTCTATCTCTAGTGCCTCTACACTGGACACAGTTGAATGGTTTAGTCTTTTCATTGACACTGAATGTCCTCACCTGAACATAATGTACACCAGATATTTTGGTTGGCGTACTAATTAATTCGATAATTGAATTGCCATTGGAATTTCTGAAATCCGGAAACCTGGAAGAGTTATTTGTGGAATCTAGAAAACTCCAGCTGCCTGCAATTTACatttccattcaagaaattaGTTCTTATTATAGTTGCCACTTAGTGTGAGAAACACATTCCTCTTTAACATTATTTTGTTTCCACTTTTTGCAAGTTTGAAGAGCTTTTCATTACTTCCCCAATAAGAACTTCCTTTAATTGTAAATTTCAATCACTGAAATTGTCAAAATAAATACGCACATTGACAGAGATCAAATTAATCCACAACCGCAGAGGAAATAAAGCACTATAGCAGGTCTATTGGGTGTTcaactcataagacaagatatTAATAAGGAATTGCAGACATCTTTAAGCAATAAAAGAAATCAAGCATAAAAAAATTTCAGCAAGACATGTTCTTAACAGTTTATACTGACTAGGGGCAAGCCAAACATATTATTTCAAACATTTACCAAACACGAAAAAATCGTGTAAAAGAAATGCTAAGTGGCTAAAGTTGGGCTCCATTTTGTTGTAACTTGTAAATTTCAATCACTGAAATTGTCAAAATAATTAAGGACATTGACAAAGATCAAATTATTCCACAGCCACagaacaaataaagaaatattaGCAGGTCTACTGGATTTTCAACTTGTAAAACAAGCTATTAAAAAGGAATTGCAGACTTATTTAAGCAATAAAAGATAATCGAGCACAACAAATTTTCCGCAAGAAATATTCCGAATAATTTATAGTGAAATGATATTATAATTGACACAAGTAtcttcaaatatattataatgaCACGAGTATCTTCAAACATTCACCATACATGACAAAATCGTGTAAAATAAATGCTAAGTGGCCGAAGTTTAAAACTATGATGGATAAGTGCAAACCTCTATAAGTTCCTGTAATATTCCACTCAGAAAATGGACCCAAATCACTTTTATCTTTTCTTACAAACAACCACTGCAAACAAAAAAGATATGTCACCATAACATATTAACAAAGGACCAGTATTTTTAATAGTTACAGATTCAAAGTTGGATCACTAAAAGGATGCAATTATCAGTAAGCAGTAACAAATGGTAAATAATTTTGACTGACATGTCAACTTGGGGAATTGGaagaaattatttattaaaaaaaaaaaagtgacaaTTCACGCCATTATATATCCATAAACATTATCTATGACATGAAAGGAACCAGGTCTCTTGAAAAGGAAAAGTTCAGACTTAATTAAATGGAGGAGCTACATacgaaaataaaaagaaatgaaatccTAGCGAtagaagataaagaagagaataaaaaacTCATCAGAACTAGTGGAATGGCATCGGCTAAGTAAGCCTGAGGCTGAGAACTGCTGTTTATAACAGTTAAGCTAAGTCTCTAAAATAGACAATGTGTTTCCACATTGCGTACAAGAAAGTTTAGCACAACAGAAACAAGTAAGCGGTCCCTTGATTTTGATACGACGTTACCAATTCCCCATTGCGACGTTCAAATATTGTTCGAGCAGTGAATCTCACACACTTTTCTAAATTATGGATTTCAGAAACGGACTTCATAACTGGGGATATGGTATTTGTAGCAAGTCATTCAAAAGTTATATTCAGAAAACAATCTCTTTCATAACTCATGCTTGTACAGCTTATTGAGACATTGCAAAGAAAGCAGGTATCATCTAAAGCTCTCAAAATCAAGTCAAACTTGTAACGTATATGGGTACTCAAATTCTTTCTACTATATTGAATATTGCAACAAACTTAATCAAGAACATTAATCAGCATCAAAGCCCacaaaaaaaacgaaaaatagtCTACAAACCTCGTCGCCCCATGATCGAGCCCTCTCCCGCAATGGTCTTAGACCATCCACAGGCTGGGAAACCAAAAATTGAACAACCCACAAAGCAAAAACAGTTCTGGAAAAATATCCAAATCTTCTCTGGAACTCCGAACACCCAAAACCTTCTCTGCTCACCATATCAGGAAAAGATGCCTAATTATCAACCATAAACCTCAATGATTCCAATCGGCGAGAAATACCCAAGAGAAATAAAGCCAAACCCATTTGAACACAGAGCTTAAAAGACGATTGGGTTGCTTCAATTGGAGTCAAAACACAAGAACTACCAAGAAGCACGACACCCACAGTCGGATATAGATGGTGAAAGCTGAGCGACTAATTAACCTTGTGAAGCAAGAGCAAAATCGAAAGCCCTCGATTCAACGGATGCTGCTGATCTAGTTTTACTCATAAACAAATGCAAATAGTACAATTGAGACCTGTTCTGTACAAAGGTTAGAAGAAGCCTCGAATTTtgtataaagaaaaagaaaatacaataatttaGTCCTTTCATTATTTTGTATATTGGGACAAAGGAGCTCGCGTGCGTGTTTCTTTTAAATCTCTTGATGCAAAGCTGGATGGATAATTAGAGGCTGCTAATGGTTGACTCACCAAATAATGTTCTCTTCTTCTTCGGTTGTCAAGTACTTTTCCTTTCTTAATCTAAGTGTTACAATAATTGAGGAAAGTtccaatttttatatataaattcaaAACTGAGTTGCAAATAGTCATATTAGTACTGTGGATTTAATCATTCAACGTAGATATGAGGTCGTCATTTCTATTATATGGTAATAAAATCgacaaacatttaaaaaaataaaaataaaatatcattaatgtGAGACTTCCTTTGGAGTTacaatagattttaaaataattgttgtgTAAACCCCTAAATTCGATTTACTAGTTAATTATGCTTAAGTTCTCTTAATTTTGTGTTCAGTGTCATTATAAGTCTATGTTTATGATAATTGTAATGTTTGTAATAGTATGAAGTGCAAGAGCATGTATGAGATGTTAAgggagaagaaaatttcaagtgTTAAAGGATGGCCCTTGGGCCTTTTTTAAGGTAGAAAATATTCTAAGTATGAAGTGTGTGCTTTCGGGTGAATTGAAGAGGGGTTCACACTtagaaggaaaatggaaggTCCATGCGACAAAATCCTGTCAATGTATACGACCAACTCTTCCAAAATGCTACGCGGCCAAGTATTTAAGGAAGGGAAACTATGCCCAACCCATGAAGTATGTGGAAGGTCGTGAAGGAAGTTAAGTTAGTTGTCGAGTTTGATGTTTAGCCGAGGCGTATGAGAGAAGTATGCAACCGACTTCACCTAAGGTGGAGAAGGCTAGTATAGACAGCATGCAAATAGCTAAATTGCCTAGACAAACACTCCAGAGGGGATGCTAAGGCAAAATGCTAGAATGGTATCAAGAGAATCAGCGGCTGTGAAGTTTAGAAGTTGGCAGTCAAGACTGCCATGGACAGATGCAATGATGGGCCACTCAGTTGATATGAAGAGGTGATTTAAGGAAGTAAAGATTAACTACGTAAGGTGTGCTCAGAACACCTAAGACAAGGCGATGCGATTATGACTAGAAGTATTTGATAATCAGTAATGGGGCCTTAGTGATCGCAAGTTCTGTGCGATGAAGCATTCGGCTCAATCatattgggaatgtcctaaactcacAGTTCATAAATAGtgttaacatattttatttatcaataaaaatattattgagtattttattcaataaaattattgatattgcattctattgtgaaaatccaataaacaaatccatggctatagtataaatactttaactttatgtggtgacataaaataggatcaagttatagtatatagccaaaatggtttataagtatatggatgaaattgggtatttCATCCTACTGACACTATTAAATGTGGTctattttgtatactgatacaaaggATGTGATCCAAATataattcatgtagagacatgtaagtgaggcatcctatgcaatgagtatgtataagaccggacctcaaaatagtcacttttctttataacaacggtttattgttaaaactgactatttcatacttaatgacctagggtaactcgatcttaatcctaagcttactatgaactcttatttatttgggattatcctttgatttgcataagtgagagcTGTCCAATagcattgctcaataagcctcccattttggagataaaaccggatagatagttggggacatagctatgcaagatgaaattcactcctacctaacttagggttagaagataggttgttcccttaagttttgatgtctagtcttgaacaacggggctCCGCCCTCTCTTGGTAGAGAGAgtcatgatttataagttgtactataaatcaattgttcaatagaggatcagtggaagcttaaggagcaagatgtatttataggggtaaaacggtaattttgacctagctataaatatgaacgacctatgaatgatcgacttaccgattatggttaaaatagacaaaaatacatctatagtgaggagagtgttgttggggttgatgtcctaaagtctcgtgtcctgtagtttgtaaacagtttatacgaacgcttgtgttgtataatatatgatattttacttcacatcttatattttgctcgattgcatgttttatttgctttaccacaaaccaagaaatataaaatctctggttatctgtatgtaacttaaacatgtatgtagtgacatacaagtggatcatgtcttgagtgataaccaaaatggtctgtagtatatgaatataggaaggaaaccttatcctgaaaATGCTACGGaagcggcctgctttgtggaatggtcacaagtgtcgtgacttgtcacagatgatttggtcctgatcattcgtgttggggacatgcgagcgagggtgtcctatacaaagagtttgtataagacctgatcacaaagtgttaatgtctcgttatataacaccgttcatgatagagacttcatttcactaggatgaccatggtaacatgacctcaatcctgagtgaattgggaactcctgccattgaagacggtcctttgatttgtatgagtgcgagtggccaggtcgccgatttaaacctaccattttggggattcgtctgatttgggagctgggaacttagctacacaagatggaatttactccttcctcgaagcatggataagtagatagatagctcccttaagggttgattccaaggcttgaacgatgtggcgccacacatcttctcttgccccgagaggtgttcacacatagttagactatgttgtattgttcgttagaggaatcagtggtacttaaggagtgagatgcaactacaggggcaaaacggtaatttggtccagttgtacttacgagcatctgtgaagggtcatcgtattcatgattggttatatctgatggacatagaaatatatctgcggtaggaagagttcagttgttggtctttagtggaatgtctgacagttaacagatggtggatctcgtggttaaagaatttagtcagctattcacgtactgttggagcttcgagccacaagtccattaggtctcctgggtaacttggataaagtcgagaatcagtatttggattaatttaaaatgttaaaattgacaagaggaagttcgattatgtatgatataattgaactggtcaattatatatgatatgattaactaaatgtatgagatacattattttggagaaaattagatataaatataatttatatcaagtagaggagaaattactatagtggATATGtaatatcaaattatagggTAAGAatgtaatatgattatatttattaattatttaattggttaattatatgataattgacctaaaatttctctcggacgtgcgttagtgggagcagccgcttcggttatggtaaccgaagaataaaatgaaaattagtttcattttaCAAGGGTTCGGAAAAAATTGGCATCagtgtggaaacgtaaacgatcacataagtcgagaacctatacgatagttgctcagcacctaaacgatcgcacacctcacgcctaaacgatcacacactagtccttaaacgatcgcttagcttttctaaacgatcgcataatgtgccgtgttttctaaacgatcgtctaccttcttctaaacgatcgcttagtaaaacctacacgatcgtgtagcttcttctaaacgataagcatttagctatacgatagcttccttttctctcccacttgcttatcgtctatacgattagTTATT from Benincasa hispida cultivar B227 chromosome 10, ASM972705v1, whole genome shotgun sequence carries:
- the LOC120088050 gene encoding transmembrane E3 ubiquitin-protein ligase FLY2-like isoform X2, whose product is MVSREGFGCSEFQRRFGYFSRTVFALWVVQFLVSQPVDGLRPLRERARSWGDEWLFVRKDKSDLGPFSEWNITGTYRGSWSFLDSTNNSSRFPDFRNSNGNSIIELISTPTKISGVHYVQGVVIFHDVIGNEHDVGGVQIKVEGVYIWPFRQLRMVANSGKGGEYKQEVDSILSNPYHLLGVFSSQVFQESPQDKMWRRSHSPIYEMEKHCNIEIAAQISYFSSAQNVNGEHDHYHIEGLMESPAVDDDGDCFSPLALNATSVNIEIYYNKAVNYTLMVTFISFLQVLLLIRQMEHSNTQSGAAKVSILMIGQQAIMDAYLCLLHLTAGILVESLFNAFATAAFFKFVVFSIFEMRYLLAIWKASRPMNNGEGWETMRRELSVLYSRFYGILLGGIFLMYELHRFLRPILLLMYSFWIPQIVTNVIRDSRKPLHIHYILGITITRLAIPLYVFGCPHNFMRIQTDKTWCICLGVFTFLQVAILLLQHYFGSRWFIPRQILPEKYSYYRRIDQNGNHATDCVICMTTIDVSRPNDCMITPCDHFFHSVCLQRWMDIKMECPTCRRLLPPA
- the LOC120088050 gene encoding transmembrane E3 ubiquitin-protein ligase FLY2-like isoform X1 yields the protein MVSREGFGCSEFQRRFGYFSRTVFALWVVQFLVSQPVDGLRPLRERARSWGDEWLFVRKDKSDLGPFSEWNITGTYRGSWSFLDSTNNSSRFPDFRNSNGNSIIELISTPTKISGVHYVQGVVIFHDVIGNEHDVGGVQIKVEGVYIWPFRQLRMVANSGKGGEYKQEVDSILSNPYHLARLPPSRINLGVFSSQVFQESPQDKMWRRSHSPIYEMEKHCNIEIAAQISYFSSAQNVNGEHDHYHIEGLMESPAVDDDGDCFSPLALNATSVNIEIYYNKAVNYTLMVTFISFLQVLLLIRQMEHSNTQSGAAKVSILMIGQQAIMDAYLCLLHLTAGILVESLFNAFATAAFFKFVVFSIFEMRYLLAIWKASRPMNNGEGWETMRRELSVLYSRFYGILLGGIFLMYELHRFLRPILLLMYSFWIPQIVTNVIRDSRKPLHIHYILGITITRLAIPLYVFGCPHNFMRIQTDKTWCICLGVFTFLQVAILLLQHYFGSRWFIPRQILPEKYSYYRRIDQNGNHATDCVICMTTIDVSRPNDCMITPCDHFFHSVCLQRWMDIKMECPTCRRLLPPA